The window TTGCCGTGCGGGGGCGTTGTCGGTCGCTCCGGCTACCGTGGAAACCCTTACGCGTATTCGAAGGGGGCCCGATGGACGCGGAGTTGGCGGCGCTGGCGGCGGCCGGGGCGACGGCGCTCGTGCAGCAGATGGTGACCGACGGCTGGGCGAACGTACGGGATCGGGTCGTCGTTCTCTTCTCGCGAGGCCGGGACGAGCAGGCCGTCGTGGGCGAGTTGGAGGAATCGCGGGCCGATCTCGTCGCCGCGAGGGACGCCGACGACGAGGAGGCCGCGGCGGACGTCCAGGCGTCCTGGCGCACCCGCCTCCGGCGCACGCTGCGCGACGATCCCGCGGCCGCCGCCGAACTCCGCGCCCTGCTGGACGAGTTGACCCCGCCCTCCACGGCCCCCGCCCCGGGCTCCCTCCGCAACACCATCACGGGCGACGTGCGGCACAGCGCCGTGGTCCAGGCGCACACGGTCAGCGGCGGAGTAACGATCGGAGTGCCACCGCGACGACTGTGACGCGCACCCCGCGACGATCGTGACGCGCACTCCCGGAGCGCGGCCCGCGCCTGGAATGACAGCGTCGTGATTGACGCCCTGTCCCCGTGACCACGAGCCCTGTGGCCGAGAGCCCTGTGAGCAGCGACCCTATGAGCAACAACCCTGCGAGTGAGCGACCGCCTGTGAACGACCATGCTTTCCTCGACACCGTCACCGACCGCCTGGCCGCCCTCCCGGCGGTCCGGGCGGTGGCGCTCGGCGGCTCCCGGGCCCAGGGCACGCACACGCCCGACAGTGACTGGGACCTGGCCGTCTACTACCGCGGCGACTTTGCCCCCGCCGCCCTCCGCGCCATCGGCTGGGAGGGCGAGGTCTCAGAGATCGGCGGCTGGGGAGGCGGTGTCTTCAACGGCGGCGCGTGGCTCACGATCGACGGCCGCCGCGTGGACGTCCACTACCGAGACCTCGACGTCGTCGAACACGAGCTGGCGGAGGCGGAGGAGGGCCGCTTCCACGTAGAGCCGCTGCTCTTCCACCTCGCCGGAATCCCCAGCTACCTGCTGGTCGCCGAACTGGCCGTCAACCAGGTGCTCCACGGCACACTGCCCCGACCGGCGACCTACCCGGAGAAGCTCCGCCCCACCGCCCACACCCGCTGGCACGACACCGCCCGCATGACCCTCGCCTACGCCAAGGTCAACCACGCCCCGAACGCCCGCCGCACAGAGGTCGCAGGCGCCATCGCCACAGCCGCCATGCAGGCCGGGCACGCGGTACTGGCGGCACGGGGCGAGTGGGTGACGAACGAGAAGCGGCTGCTGGAGCGGGCGGGATTGAGGGGCGTCGACGACATCATCGGCTCCCTGTCCGCGGAATCGGACGTGGCTCCGTTGCTCCAGGCCATTGAGGCGACCCAGGCGCTCTTCGAAAGGGCGAGTCCGCAACGGACGACGAACTCCTGACCCTGACAACGAACTTCATAGCGTAAGGAAATACAGAGTGCGGGTGCTCATCTCCCCCTCGTACGGGAGTGCCGGGACACGACGCCATTGGGCGGACACGGTCGATCAGCTGGTGGACTTCACGCTCCCGCGCTACGACGCGGTGCTCACCACCGAACAGCGCGACCAACTCCGGGCATTGCACGAGGACGGGAACGCCCGGTTCTGGGGCGCGACGCCCGCGCATGACCGGAAGCTGGCCGACGTGGTCACCGGCGACGTGGTTCTGTTCACCGGCCAGAACCAGGTGCGCGCGATAGGCGAGGTGGGGGCGATCTTCCGCAATCGCGCGCTCGCCGATCTCCTGTGGCCGCCGCGGGACGGTGAGCAGAGCTGGCACACCGTCTACAGCCTCTTGGACTTGGTGCCGACAGACATTCCGTACGTGGAGCTGAACGCCGCCATCGGGTACAGCCCCGCGTACAACTTCCCTGGCCAGATGGTTCTGCGGGACGACAAGGCACGTTCGGTACTGGAAGATTTCATGATCACGCCGGACACGGAATGGCAGACGCTGGTCCCGCAACTGACCGGGCGGCAGTCGGGCATTCGGGACCGGGATGTGGTGCGAATTGCGGCCATGGAGGAACTGCGGACGCATCGGACCGGGTATCGGCGGAGCCGACGGCTGATCGTCGTCGATCGCCGCGAGGCGGTACTGGTTCGCGAGTATCGGCAGCATCTCGCTGATCGTGGTCTGACGGCCCAGCGGTTCTACTGTGCTTCCGGTATCAGCGACATGTATGTCGAAAGCGTCGATGGCTCGGAAGTGATAGAGGCCAAGAGCACGGCGAGTCACCTCCATGTGCGTCAAGCCCTGGCCCAGCTTCTCGACTACGGACCGCACAGCCCGGTTCCCGCACAACGGCTCACAGGGTTGTTCCCCGAACTGCCGGCGCGTGAGGACGTGGAGCTGTTGCATCGCTATGGCGTCGACTGCGTCCACCGGGAGAGCCCGGGCGTCTTCCGGAGGCTGCCCGCGGTGAGCGAGCGGCGGATCGTGATGCGTGAGATCTGGTCCGGAGCGGACCACGTCGCCGAATAACCCTTGGAAAAGGTCAAGTTGACACTGCTACCGTCACCGACGTGGCGAAACTCAATCAGATCATCGCGGTCGAGAAGGGCATCAAGTCCAAGTCTCATCAGGACCTGACGGCTGCTCATCATGGGCTGCAGAAGCCGGCGTTGCTGGCCGGTATCTCGCGTACGTATCAGCCCAAGGACGAGGAGGGTGAGCAGTTGCCGCCCGAGTCGACTCGGGTGCAGGTGCAGGCCGAGGATGTGCTGCGGGACACCGCGGCCACGCTGACCCGGCTGTTCGACGTGACCGCCACCAAGGACTGGGCCAACTGCACGGCCCGCGCGGACGTCAAGGTGGACGGGCGGGTGCTCGTCGCCGACGTTCCGGTGTCCTATCTGCTCTTCCTGGAGAAGCAGCTCACCGATCTCAACACCTTTGTGCGGAAGCTGCCCGTGCTCGACGCCTCCGAGTCGTGGGTGCAGGACCCGTCGACCGACGCGTGGAAGACCGAGCCGGTCAGGACGCTGCGTACGAAGAAGGTCCCGCGCAACCACGTGAAGGCGGAGGCGACCGACAAGCATCCGGCGCAGGTCGAGGTGTACTACGAGGACATCCCTGTCGGGTACTGGACGACCGTGAAGTTCTCCGGCGCCCTGCCCGCCCGCCGCGTCAACGAACTGCTCGACCGTGTCGAGAAGATGCAGCAGGCCGTCAAGTTCGCCCGGGAAGAGGCGAACGGCGCCGACGTCACCGACCAGCGCGTCGGGGACGCCGTGTTCGGCTACCTGTTCGGGTAGCCTCAGAGACTCCCCGGCCAACAAGAAGGACGGCCGGGGTGCGCGAGGAGCGCAAGCTGAAACTGAAGCTTGTCGTGACTTCGCGGTTCCAGTGGAGGTTCGAGTCCTCCCCGCGGCACCAACCCGGCACCCGTACCTCTCGTACAGCCCGTACAACTCGTACGAGGTGCCCATCGCGCCGCGGTAGCCCAACTGGCAGAGGCAGACCGCGATCAATCTCAGACTATTGCTCCAGACTCAGCATTCGCCGCCGATCGCCGGATCGACCGGACTCAGGCTCCGGGCGTCGAAATGCCGGTTCAAGTCCGGCCCGCACAGCTCGATGTGCGGTGGTCCAAAGGCAGGACGCGGCGACATAACACTGACCTGAGTTCTCAAGCGTGCCGGTGTGCGACATGGGTGGCATCACAGGGCTCGGAGGCCGGCTACGCCTCCGAGCCCGCTCCCGTCCGCCCGCGATGCGATGGGCTCGCCCGGACTGCCTCTGCCGCTGCAGGGCCGCCGCTGCCTGACCGCCTCCGGAAGGCGTGCGCCGGGCCCGCCCCCGATTGCGTACATAAAGAACGCGGCCATCACGACATTCGTCACACCCGCGAAACGCATAGGTCCCTTACTCTCCAGGAACCCGACCTACCGTAAGCACCACCGCCCAGGCCGACGTCGCCCGAAGGCATGCCATCCGCAACCGCCCTCGTCCCGACAGGAGCCCCGTGCCCGTGCCGCGACCTTTCTCCGTTGCCCTGCCTCCCTGGCTCACGCATGCGCTGCGTGCGCAAAGGGGGCCCGTGCCGTGGAACGCCGTTGTGCGCGGGGCGCTCGCCGCCGGGCCGCTGTTGCTCGTGGCCGTGGTCGTCGGGCAGGAGTCCGTCGGGGTCATGGCCGCTCTGGGAGCCATGCTCGCCGGGATCAACGACCGGCCCGGGAGCCGGCGGACCGCCGTGCACCGCATCGGGGTGCCCGGGCTCGCCGGGGCCGCGGGGCTCGTCGTGGGCACGTACGCGGGAGAGGGCCTCGGAGCCGTTCCGCTGACCTTGATACTCACCGCCCTCGGTCTGCTCGCCGGGGCCGTGAGCGCCATTGGGCCCGTGTCCTCCGGGGCCGGTACGCAACTGCTCGTCGCCGCGGCCATCGGGGCAGGAATGCCACTGCCCGAACCCGGGTGGCAGCGGGCGTTGTTCTTCCTGGCCGGAGCCGCCTGGCTGATCGTGCTGCGGCTGGTGCTGCCCACGCCCGGCGCCCTCGCCCATGACTTCCGGTTCGACGGCGAGCGGGTGGCCGTCGCGGATGTCTACGACGCCATCGCCGAGTTGCTCGCCGCCGCCGGCGGCGAGCAGGCCGGGGCCCGTCGGGCCGCCCTCACCGCCGCGCTCGATCACGCACAGGACGCGCTCGCCGGGCCGAGGCTGCGGCGGTACGCCAGTTCCTCCGCCGAGCGGCGGCTGCGGGCGCAGTACGCCGCCGCGCTGCCGCTCGCCGAGGCCGCGACCGCCCTGGCCTGGGCCGGAGACCCGCTGCTCGCCCGTACGGCGGAGGGGCCGCGACGGCTCGCCGCCGCCGTACGGACCGGCGAGCCCTGCGGACCGCTGCCCGCGCCCGCCCGGTCCGTACCCGGACTGCGCGCCCTCGACGACGCACTCCTGCACGCCGCCGAGACCTTCGACCGCGGCGGCAAGAAGTCCGGCGGCCGGCAGATCGACGGGAACACGGCCGGTGACGAACACGGCGCTGCCCCCCACAGCGACGCCGGCACCAACCCCCTCGACCGTGGCGCCCGGCAGACCGCGCACAAGGGACTGCGCCTGCGACCCTTCCGCACCAAGGCCCTGCTCCGCACCGTCACCGGCGCGGGCGGCCGTGAGTACGGCTTCCGCGTCGCCCTCTCCTACGGAGCCAGCGCGGCCGTCGCGCAGGCCCTGCACCACGTGCACTGGTACTGGCTGCCCGCCACCGCCGTCTTCCTCGTGAAGCCGGACCTCGGTCCGCTCGTCTCGCGCGTGCTCAACCGGGCGGCCGGCACCGTCCTGGGCGCCCTCGTCTTCGCGGGGTTCGCGGCCGTGCTGCCCCGCCCCGAGGGGCTGGTGGCGCTCGTGGCGATCAGCGGCGCCCTGATACCCGTCGCCACCAGGCACTTCGCCGCGCAGACCGCCGTCGTCACCGTCCTCGTACTCGCCCTCGTGATGGTCGGCGGGGAGCCGGAAGCCTCCTGGAGCCGTATCGGCGAGACGCTGCTGGCCTGCGCGATCGTGCTGATCGTGGGCCATCTGCCGGCTCCGGGACAGCGCGGCGGGAACGTGAAGACCCGCCTCGCCCTCGCCACCGACGCCGCCCACGCGTATCTCACCCACGTGCTGAGCGGCGCCGACGACCGCGCCGCCCGCTGGGCGCTGCGCCGCGAGGCCTACCGGAAGCTGGCCGAGGCCCGTGCCGCGATCGACCGGGCCGCCGCCGAACTGCCCACCCTGGCCCGGCACACGGAAGGCACCGACGAGGTCGCCGCCACCCTCGAACGCCTCGTCGACACCACCACCGCCTGCGCCGTCCACCTCGACGACACGGGCCGGCTCACCCCGCGGCACACCGAGCGCCTCGCCACCCTCCTCGACGAACTCGTGGAACAGCGCGAGCGCGCCGGCCTCGCGGACCCGCCGGCCAACCTCCTCAGCGCCTGAGCGGCCCGTCCGCCAGGACTCCCCTCGGCCTCAGGGCCCGAAACGCTTCCCTCAGGGTTCTATCCGCGCCCACACCGGCGCATGGTCCGAGCCCGCCGCGTCCCGTCGTGCCCCCGGGTTCCCGTCGACCGACGGCAGCGGGGTCGGCCGGACCGGCGTCCCCGTCCCCGCCCCGGTCACATGGTCGAGCAGCAGCCGGCTGACCAGTATGTGGTCGATCAGTTCGGGACGGCCGGAGTGGACGCGGGAGAAGCGCTGCTCCTCCGGAATCAGGGGCGCGATGTTCCAGAGCCGGGCCGCGTCGCCCTTGTCGGGCCGCTCGAAACCCGGCGTACCGATCTCGGAACCGGGCGGGCCCTGCAGGATCTGGGTCGTGGCGGCCGCGACCTCGTCGTTGAGGTCGCCGAGCACGGCCACGTTCCGCTCCTTGCCCCTGCCGTCGAGGAGGTCGTCGGCGACGGCACGCAGCGTCGTGGCCTCGGCGGCCCGCCGGTACAGGGCGTACGCGCCGTAGCGGGCCCGCTCGCCCTCGTTCCGCGGCTGGAACCGGCCGCCCGGGAACGTCAACAGCTTCGACTTGAGATGGCAGACCGCCACGGTCAAGGTCATCCCCTGCATGGTTATCTCCGTGGCCAGGAAGCCGCGGCCCGTCCGGGAGACGGGCTCACCGTCGTCGTCACCCTGAACCGGTCGCAGCGGTGCGGGGAAGGCGTTCGTGTCGATGATCGTCCGCGGTTCCGGGCGGCTGAGGAAGCCGACCCTGATGCCGCGGCTGTCCGGATGCTCCGAGAGCGCGATGTGCCAGTCGCCGTCCAGCATCCCCGCCAGGTCCGCCAGCGCCTCCGGATCGCCGACCTCCTGCACGCCGAGCAGCGTGGGGTCGAGTTCCGTGACGACCGAGGCCAGAGCGGTGAGCTTCGCCTTGTACGCGGCCTCGCTGCGCGGTCCGAACGCGCCGCCGGGCCGGTACAGGTTCTCCAGGTTCCACGTGCCGAGGAGCATGCCGGGCTCCTTCCCGGACGCGCCGTCCAAGGGGCGCCGCCCGTCGAATGGTGAGGCCAGCGTGCGCGGGAAACCGCCGGGGCGACAGGGCCGGGACAGGATGCGTGGTTCACGTCACCCGACGGCACGATCCCGTCGTACCGTGGCGTGATGACCTCGCCCGAGCCCACGCCCGACGCGACGACCAACAGCTCTGCCGGTTACGGGGCCCACCCGCCCGGCACGAAGACCCCGGCCGATGTCCCGACAGATGTCCCGGCCGATCTCATCATCACCCGGTGCACCGCCCTCGTGCACGACGATCACGAGCAGATCGGCTTCGTCGAGGACGCCACCATCGTCGTACGGGGCGGCCGCATCGAGAGTGTCATCGCCGGGCCGGTCGACGTCGACGTCCCCGCCGCGGAGCACACCGTGCGCATCGACGCGCGTGGCCAGGTCGCGATGCCCGGCCTCGTCAACTGCCATACGCACGCCCCGATGGTCACCCTGCGCGGCATCGCGGAGGACCTGCCCATCGAGGAGTGGTTCAACGACTTCGCCTGGCCCATCGAGTCCAACCTCCAGGAGAAGGACGTGGAGTTGGGTGCGCGGCTCGCCTGCGCCGAGATGATCCGGGGCGGCGTCACCTGCTTCGCGGACCACTACTTCTCGATGGACACCGTCGCCGCCGTGACCGCCGAGAGCGGGATGCGCGCCAACCTCGGACAGGCCTTCTTCTCCTCCCAGGGCGCCGAAGGACGCGAGCAGTCGCTGGAGTTCGCCCTCCGCCACCGGGACACCGCCGACGGCCGCATCACCACGTCACTCGCCCCGCACGCCCCGTACACCGTCGAGGACGCCGACCTCGCCGCCACCGCCCGACTGGCCCGGGAACACGGCCTGTTGGTGCACATCCACGCCTCCGAGAACCGCGACCAGGCCGACACCAGCCTCGCCCGCCACGGCCGCACCCCCATCGAGGTGCTGGCCGACGCCGGGCTCCTCGACACCGACCTGCTCATCGCGCACGGCACCGGAATCATGGAGCGCGACCTGCCCGTACTCGCCCGCGCCACCGGCCGGATCGCCGTGGCCAGCGCGCCCCGCGGCTACCTCAAGTTCGCCTGGCCCACGACGACTCCGGTACGGGCCCTGCGTGAGCTCGGCATCCCCGTGGGCCTCGCCACGGACGGGGCCGCGTCCAACAGCTCCCTGGACGTGTGGGAGTCCATGGCCCTCACCGCGCTGGTGCAGAAGTTCACCGAGAGCGACCCGCGCCTGCTGACCTCCCGACAGGCACTGCACCACGCGACACTGCAGAGCGCGCGGGCGGTCGGCCTCGGCGAGGAGATCGGCAGCCTCGCGCCGGGGCGCCGGGCCGACATCATCCTCGTCGACGTGAGCGGTCCGCACACCCAGCCCGTGCACGACCTCGCCGCGACCCTCGTGCACAGCGCCCGCGCCGGCGACGTACGCACGACGATCGTCGACGGGCGGGTGATCATGCGCGACCGTGAGCTGCTCACGCTCGACGTGCCCGCGATCGTGCGGGAGATGAACGAACGGATGCCCGCGCTGATCGACCGGAGCCATGGCAAGCGGATCCAGGACTACGACACGTGAGCGCTCCGCTGGGTGTGCGGGTGTGGGGGTGTGCGGTTCGTTTGCCGCGGGCCGGTGGGGGCTTGTCGCGCAGTTCCCCGCGCCCCTTTCGGGGCGCTTAGGGTTGGCCCATGTCCACTGACCAGGACCTTCCTACCGACGGCCTCCTCACCCATCCGTACGCCGTTTACGATCGGCTGCGCGATTCCGCCCCCGTGCATCGCATCACCGGTCCCGACGGCAGTCCCGCCTGGCTGGTCACGCGGTACGGCGATGTGCGCGAGGCGCTGGCGGATCCGCTTCTCTCGCTGGACAAGCGGCATGCGCTGCCCGGTGGTTACAAGGGTTTCGCTCTCCCGCCCGCCCTGGACGCGAACCTTCTCAACATGGATCCGCCCGACCACACCCGCATCCGCCGCCTGGTCGGCCGGGCCTTCACAACGCGCCGCGTCGAGCAACTGCGCGTCCCCATCAGGCAGACCGCCGACCGGCTTCTCGACGCACTGGGCGCGCACGGCGGCACGGACCTGATCGCCGCCTACGCCGCGCCGCTTCCCATCACCGTCATCTGCGACCTGCTCGGCGTACCGGATGAACACCGTCGCGACTTCCGGGCCTGGACCGATGTGCTCGTCGCGCCGGACCCGGCCAGGCCGCAAGCCGCCAAAGAGGCCATCGTGGCGATGCTCGGCTTCTTCACCCAACTCCTCGCCGACAAGCGGAAAGAGCCCGCCGACGACCTGCTCTCCGACCTCATCGCGGTCAGGGACGAGAGCGACAGCGCGGAGAACGGCCGGCTCACCGAGGACGAGTTGATGTCGCTCACCTTCCTCATCCTCTTCGCGGGTTACGAGAACACGGTGCAGCTCATCGGCACCGCGGTCCTCGCGCTGCTCCAGCACCCCGACCAACTGGCCGCTCTCCGCGCGGACCCCACCCGACTCCCGGCGGCCGTCGAGGAGTTCATGCGCTACGACGGACCGGCCCTGCTGGCCATCCGCCGCTTCCCGCTGCAGGACGTGACGATCGGCGACGTCACCGTCCCGGCGGGCGAGACGGTCCTGCTGTCCCTGGCCGCCGCCGACCGCGACCCCCGCCGCTTCCCCGACGCCGACCGGTTCGACCTCGGGCGCGACGCCACCGGACATCTCGCGCTCGGACACGGCATCCACTACTGCCTGGGCGCACCACTGGCCCGACTGGAGACGGAGATCGCCCTGGCCGCACTCCTGGAACGCCTCCCCGACCTGAAACTCGACGGCGACCCGGACGACCTCCGGTGGCGACCGTCCCTCCGCGCCCGGGGCCTGCTCACGCTTCAGGTGACGTACTGAGAAAAGAAATTCCGCGCCCCACCGATGAGTTCCGTTCCCTCCTCCGGTCCACCCAGGGAAAGCACCGCACCGGAGGAGGGGCAAATGACGCTTCCGCGGATCGTGTCGCGCGACGAGTGGCGCGGCGCACGCGAGGAACTGCTGGTCAGGGAGAAGGCGGCGACCCGCGCGCGTGACGCTCTGAACGCCGAGCGGCGGCGACTGCCGATGGTCGAGATCGACAAGGAGTACGTCTTCGAGGGCGGGGACGGCAAGGCGACGCTGTTCGACCTCTTCGAAGGGCGGCCTCAACTGGTCGTCTACCACTTCATGTTCGCGCCGGAGTGGGACGCGGGCTGCCGCAGTTGCTCGGGCTTCGTCGACCAGATCGGGCACCTCGCGCATCTGCACGCGCGGGGCACCGAGTTCGCGGTGGTCTCCAGGGCGCCGTACACGAAGATCCTGCCCTTCAAGGCGCGGATGGGATGGACGGTGCCCTGGTACTCGTCGTACGACAACGACTTCAACCACGACTTCCAGGTGTCGTTCGAGGGGCATGACGGCAGCGTCGGAGGCCAGAGCCACGAGCCCTATGAACGGCCGGGGCTGAGCTGTTTCCTCCGCGACCGTGAGCGGATCTTCCACACGTACTCGACGTACGAGCGCGGACTCGACGGACTGGGCTCCGCCACAAGTCTTCTGGACCTCACCGCCCTCGGCCGGCAGGAGGAATGGGAGCTGCCGGAGGGGCGCGCGTCGGCACTGGGCGCGCCCGCGGGCAGCGAGCGCGTCCGATACCACGACGAGTACGAGGACTGAGTCCTGGCCACGCGAAGCGTCAGGTGTTTCACAAGGTGTGATGACCGCGTGTCAGCTACGTCTCAGTAACGTCACTTCGCGAGACGTCCACCCCATGTTTGGCGTTTAACTCTTCAAGGGCTCTCAAGAGGTCTCAGGAGAGCAGCGCTAGATGGAGGTGCAACGTGGTGAACGGGCGAACGGTGCTGGAGCGCTTTCCCGCCGGTGGGCCGCGTGGTTCGTGGCCGGCCGAGGAGTTCGCGCAGGCGCGCCGCCTGGAGGGGCAGCACGTCGAGGTCGTGATGGACCTGTCGACGGATGCCTTCCTGGTGGTCGTACGGGAACTCGCCGAGTGAGCCGGGCCGACCACCGCCGCCGGAAGCCTCATCCGGCCTTCGGCGCCGGAACCTTGGCCGCGAACTGCTCCGCCTGGAGCGAGTACAGCTCGGCGTAGACCCCTCCCGAGGACAGGAGCTCCTCCGGAGTGCCGGACTCCACGAGTCGGCCCTGGTCGAGGACGTGCACCAGGTCGGCGTGGCGCACCGACGCGAGGCGGTGTGTGATGAGAATGACCGTCTGACCGGTACCCGCCAGGGCCCGGATCTTCTCGAAGACCTCCAGCTCGGCACGGGCGTCGAGAGCCGCCGTCGGCTCGTCCACGACCAGGATCGCGCCCCTGCGGTAGGCCGCCCGCGCGATACCGAGCCGCTGCCACTGGCCGCCCGACAACTCGTGGCCGCCACTGAACATTCGGGCCAGCAGCGTGTCCAGACCGCGCGGCAGATCGTCTACCACGTTCTCGGCGCCCGCCTCCGTGACGGACGCGCGCAGCCGCTCGTCGGTGAGCGGCGCCGACGTCCGGCCGATCGCGACGTTCACCCGGGCCGTGAACGGCCACCTCTTGAAGTCCTGCGCCACCATCGCGATGCGCTCGGCGAGCTGGTGCCGGTCGACGGTCGCCGCGTCCACGCCGTCCCACAGGATCCGGCCCCGCTGCGGTGCGTACAGGCCCGACAACAGCTTGACCAGAGTGGTCTTCCCGGAGCCGTTCTCCCCGACCAGCGCCACGATCTTGCCGAGCGGCACGCTGAGCGTCAGGTCCGACAGTGCGGGGCGGGCCGCACTGCCCGGGTAGGTGAACGTGACGTTCTCGAAGCGGATCTCGCGCGGCTCCTCGGGCAGCGGCTCGCCGCCGACCGGGATCGCGCGCTCGGCCGCCTCCACGTACAGGCGTTGAAGATCCCCGACGAACAGGGCGTCCTCATGGAGGCTGTTGACCTCCAGGACGAGTGTGTCGAGATTCCCGGAGCCCGTACGGATCGCGATCACCGCCGTGCCCGCCACGGACAGTGCCATCGCACCGCCCAGCAGCAGCCCGCCGAGCGTCGCGTACGTCGCCACGGTCGCGAGGCCCGTCCAGGCGGCCGCGATCAGCCCGGTCCGTGCCCCCAGCCGGGCCAGCCGGGCCTGTTCCGCCTCGGCGGACTCCGACATCGCGCGGAAGTGCCGCAGCAGGAAGGGGCCGACCCCGTGGACGCGGATCTCGGGCGCCGCGGCGGGCTCGGTGAGCAGACCGCTGATCAGCTGGCCGGCCCGGGCATGCTGCACCCAGGCGTGGAACGACGCGTAGCGGTGCCGCGCCATGGTCAGCGCGCCCCAGGCACTCGGCAGCGTCATCGTCACCAGCAGCGGCAGCAGTGCCGGGTGCAGGACGGTGAGGACACCTGCCGCCGCGACCAGCGAGATCATCGCGTTCACCACGCGCGCGGCGATCCGGATCATGCGCCGGGCGGACGAGGCCCCGTACTGTGCCGTGTCCAGGAGCTTGTGGAAGGCCTCGTCCTCGATCGCGGACAGTTCGACCGCAGCGGCCCGCTCCAGATAGAGCTCCGTCGCGACGCGCTCCACCTTCGGTTCGAGGCGGCCCGTGGCGTACGTCGAGGCGGCCCGCAGCAGCGCGGCGAGCAGCATCACGACGGCGACCGTGACGAGTGCGGGCACCGCGTCACGCAGCCGGTCCTGCACCGAGCCGGTCGCCATCAGCCGCCCCAGGACGCTGTTGACGGCGAGCAGACTCACCGCCTGGGCGAGGCCCCGGCACACCT is drawn from Streptomyces liliifuscus and contains these coding sequences:
- a CDS encoding nucleotidyltransferase domain-containing protein, with the protein product MSNNPASERPPVNDHAFLDTVTDRLAALPAVRAVALGGSRAQGTHTPDSDWDLAVYYRGDFAPAALRAIGWEGEVSEIGGWGGGVFNGGAWLTIDGRRVDVHYRDLDVVEHELAEAEEGRFHVEPLLFHLAGIPSYLLVAELAVNQVLHGTLPRPATYPEKLRPTAHTRWHDTARMTLAYAKVNHAPNARRTEVAGAIATAAMQAGHAVLAARGEWVTNEKRLLERAGLRGVDDIIGSLSAESDVAPLLQAIEATQALFERASPQRTTNS
- a CDS encoding DUF7873 family protein encodes the protein MAKLNQIIAVEKGIKSKSHQDLTAAHHGLQKPALLAGISRTYQPKDEEGEQLPPESTRVQVQAEDVLRDTAATLTRLFDVTATKDWANCTARADVKVDGRVLVADVPVSYLLFLEKQLTDLNTFVRKLPVLDASESWVQDPSTDAWKTEPVRTLRTKKVPRNHVKAEATDKHPAQVEVYYEDIPVGYWTTVKFSGALPARRVNELLDRVEKMQQAVKFAREEANGADVTDQRVGDAVFGYLFG
- a CDS encoding FUSC family protein, yielding MPRPFSVALPPWLTHALRAQRGPVPWNAVVRGALAAGPLLLVAVVVGQESVGVMAALGAMLAGINDRPGSRRTAVHRIGVPGLAGAAGLVVGTYAGEGLGAVPLTLILTALGLLAGAVSAIGPVSSGAGTQLLVAAAIGAGMPLPEPGWQRALFFLAGAAWLIVLRLVLPTPGALAHDFRFDGERVAVADVYDAIAELLAAAGGEQAGARRAALTAALDHAQDALAGPRLRRYASSSAERRLRAQYAAALPLAEAATALAWAGDPLLARTAEGPRRLAAAVRTGEPCGPLPAPARSVPGLRALDDALLHAAETFDRGGKKSGGRQIDGNTAGDEHGAAPHSDAGTNPLDRGARQTAHKGLRLRPFRTKALLRTVTGAGGREYGFRVALSYGASAAVAQALHHVHWYWLPATAVFLVKPDLGPLVSRVLNRAAGTVLGALVFAGFAAVLPRPEGLVALVAISGALIPVATRHFAAQTAVVTVLVLALVMVGGEPEASWSRIGETLLACAIVLIVGHLPAPGQRGGNVKTRLALATDAAHAYLTHVLSGADDRAARWALRREAYRKLAEARAAIDRAAAELPTLARHTEGTDEVAATLERLVDTTTACAVHLDDTGRLTPRHTERLATLLDELVEQRERAGLADPPANLLSA
- a CDS encoding endonuclease/exonuclease/phosphatase family protein, whose protein sequence is MLLGTWNLENLYRPGGAFGPRSEAAYKAKLTALASVVTELDPTLLGVQEVGDPEALADLAGMLDGDWHIALSEHPDSRGIRVGFLSRPEPRTIIDTNAFPAPLRPVQGDDDGEPVSRTGRGFLATEITMQGMTLTVAVCHLKSKLLTFPGGRFQPRNEGERARYGAYALYRRAAEATTLRAVADDLLDGRGKERNVAVLGDLNDEVAAATTQILQGPPGSEIGTPGFERPDKGDAARLWNIAPLIPEEQRFSRVHSGRPELIDHILVSRLLLDHVTGAGTGTPVRPTPLPSVDGNPGARRDAAGSDHAPVWARIEP
- a CDS encoding amidohydrolase; this encodes MTSPEPTPDATTNSSAGYGAHPPGTKTPADVPTDVPADLIITRCTALVHDDHEQIGFVEDATIVVRGGRIESVIAGPVDVDVPAAEHTVRIDARGQVAMPGLVNCHTHAPMVTLRGIAEDLPIEEWFNDFAWPIESNLQEKDVELGARLACAEMIRGGVTCFADHYFSMDTVAAVTAESGMRANLGQAFFSSQGAEGREQSLEFALRHRDTADGRITTSLAPHAPYTVEDADLAATARLAREHGLLVHIHASENRDQADTSLARHGRTPIEVLADAGLLDTDLLIAHGTGIMERDLPVLARATGRIAVASAPRGYLKFAWPTTTPVRALRELGIPVGLATDGAASNSSLDVWESMALTALVQKFTESDPRLLTSRQALHHATLQSARAVGLGEEIGSLAPGRRADIILVDVSGPHTQPVHDLAATLVHSARAGDVRTTIVDGRVIMRDRELLTLDVPAIVREMNERMPALIDRSHGKRIQDYDT
- a CDS encoding cytochrome P450 family protein, with translation MSTDQDLPTDGLLTHPYAVYDRLRDSAPVHRITGPDGSPAWLVTRYGDVREALADPLLSLDKRHALPGGYKGFALPPALDANLLNMDPPDHTRIRRLVGRAFTTRRVEQLRVPIRQTADRLLDALGAHGGTDLIAAYAAPLPITVICDLLGVPDEHRRDFRAWTDVLVAPDPARPQAAKEAIVAMLGFFTQLLADKRKEPADDLLSDLIAVRDESDSAENGRLTEDELMSLTFLILFAGYENTVQLIGTAVLALLQHPDQLAALRADPTRLPAAVEEFMRYDGPALLAIRRFPLQDVTIGDVTVPAGETVLLSLAAADRDPRRFPDADRFDLGRDATGHLALGHGIHYCLGAPLARLETEIALAALLERLPDLKLDGDPDDLRWRPSLRARGLLTLQVTY
- a CDS encoding DUF899 domain-containing protein, encoding MTLPRIVSRDEWRGAREELLVREKAATRARDALNAERRRLPMVEIDKEYVFEGGDGKATLFDLFEGRPQLVVYHFMFAPEWDAGCRSCSGFVDQIGHLAHLHARGTEFAVVSRAPYTKILPFKARMGWTVPWYSSYDNDFNHDFQVSFEGHDGSVGGQSHEPYERPGLSCFLRDRERIFHTYSTYERGLDGLGSATSLLDLTALGRQEEWELPEGRASALGAPAGSERVRYHDEYED